A genomic stretch from Enterobacter dykesii includes:
- the nuoL gene encoding NADH-quinone oxidoreductase subunit L, which translates to MNMLALTIIFPLIGFVLLAFSRGRWSENLSATVGIGSIGLAALVTAYAGIDFFNNGRQPFSVPLWTWMSVGDFNIGFNLVLDGLSLTMLSVVTGVGFLIHMFASWYMRGEEGYSRFFAYTNLFIASMVVLVLADNLLLMYLGWEGVGLCSYLLIGFYYTDPKNGAAAMKAFVVTRVGDVFLAFALFILYNELGTLNFREMVELAPAHFAAGNNMLWWATLMLLGGAVGKSAQLPLQTWLADAMAGPTPVSALIHAATMVTAGVYLIARTHGLFLMTPEILHLVGIVGAVTLVLAGFAALVQTDIKRVLAYSTMSQIGYMFLALGVQAWDAAIFHLMTHAFFKALLFLSSGSVILACHHEQNIFKMGGLRKSIPLVYVCFLVGGAALAALPLITAGFFSKDEILAGAMANGHINLMVAGLVGAFMTSLYTFRMIFIVFHGKEQIHAHAGKGITHHLPLIVLLVLSTFVGAMIVPPLQGVLPDTTELEHGRVLTLEITSGVVAIAGILIAAWLWLGKRTLVTAVANSAPGRLLGTWWYNAWGFDWLYDMIFVKPFLGIAWLLKRDPLNSLMNIPAILSRFAGKGLLYSENGYLRWYVASMSIGAVVVLALLMVLR; encoded by the coding sequence ATGAACATGCTTGCCTTAACCATTATTTTTCCGCTGATTGGCTTCGTGCTGCTGGCGTTTTCTCGCGGCCGCTGGTCTGAGAATCTGTCTGCGACCGTGGGCATTGGCTCCATCGGCCTGGCTGCGCTGGTAACAGCGTATGCAGGTATCGACTTCTTTAACAACGGGCGTCAGCCTTTCAGCGTGCCGCTGTGGACCTGGATGTCGGTCGGTGATTTCAACATCGGCTTCAACCTGGTGCTGGACGGCCTCTCGCTGACCATGCTCTCCGTGGTCACCGGCGTTGGCTTCCTGATCCACATGTTCGCCTCCTGGTATATGCGCGGTGAAGAGGGTTACTCCCGCTTCTTCGCCTATACCAACCTGTTTATCGCCAGCATGGTGGTTCTGGTGCTGGCCGATAACCTGCTGCTGATGTATCTGGGCTGGGAAGGCGTAGGTCTGTGTTCTTACCTGCTGATCGGTTTCTACTACACCGATCCGAAGAATGGCGCAGCGGCCATGAAAGCGTTCGTCGTGACCCGCGTGGGTGACGTCTTCCTCGCTTTCGCGCTGTTCATTCTTTACAACGAACTGGGCACGCTGAACTTCCGCGAAATGGTGGAACTGGCGCCGGCACACTTCGCTGCAGGCAACAATATGCTGTGGTGGGCAACGCTGATGCTGCTGGGTGGTGCCGTGGGTAAATCCGCGCAGCTGCCGTTGCAGACGTGGCTGGCCGACGCGATGGCGGGTCCAACCCCTGTCTCCGCGCTGATCCACGCCGCGACCATGGTAACCGCCGGTGTTTACCTGATTGCGCGTACCCATGGCCTGTTCCTGATGACCCCGGAAATTCTGCATCTGGTGGGTATCGTCGGTGCGGTCACGCTGGTGCTGGCAGGCTTTGCCGCGCTGGTGCAGACCGACATCAAACGCGTTCTCGCGTATTCCACCATGAGCCAGATTGGCTACATGTTCCTGGCGCTGGGCGTTCAGGCGTGGGACGCAGCCATTTTCCACCTGATGACGCACGCGTTCTTTAAAGCGCTGCTGTTCCTCTCGTCTGGTTCCGTGATTCTGGCCTGCCATCACGAGCAGAACATCTTCAAGATGGGCGGACTGCGTAAGTCCATTCCGCTGGTCTATGTCTGCTTCCTGGTGGGCGGCGCGGCGCTGGCGGCACTGCCGCTGATCACCGCGGGCTTCTTCAGTAAGGACGAAATCCTTGCGGGTGCCATGGCGAATGGTCATATCAATCTGATGGTTGCGGGTCTGGTCGGTGCGTTCATGACCTCCCTGTATACCTTCCGTATGATTTTCATCGTATTCCACGGTAAAGAACAAATTCATGCTCACGCAGGGAAGGGGATTACCCACCACCTGCCGCTGATTGTGCTGCTGGTACTGTCCACCTTCGTTGGCGCGATGATTGTGCCGCCGCTGCAGGGCGTACTGCCAGACACCACCGAGCTTGAGCACGGTCGCGTTCTGACGCTTGAAATCACCTCCGGTGTGGTCGCTATCGCGGGCATCCTGATCGCTGCATGGCTGTGGCTGGGCAAACGTACGCTGGTGACTGCCGTTGCCAACAGTGCGCCGGGCCGTCTGCTGGGCACCTGGTGGTACAACGCGTGGGGCTTCGACTGGCTGTACGACATGATCTTCGTTAAGCCGTTCCTGGGCATTGCGTGGCTGCTGAAGCGCGACCCACTGAACAGCCTGATGAATATCCCGGCGATCCTTTCCCGCTTTGCAGGTAAAGGCCTGCTGTATAGCGAGAACGGTTACCTGCGCTGGTATGTAGCGTCAATGAGCATCGGTGCGGTTGTCGTGCTGGCGCTGCTGATGGTGTTGCGTTGA
- the nuoK gene encoding NADH-quinone oxidoreductase subunit NuoK, producing the protein MIPLTHGLILAAILFVLGLTGLVIRRNLLFMLIGLEIMINASALAFVVAGSYWGQTDGQVMYILAISLAAAEASIGLALLLQLHRRRQNLNIDSVSELRG; encoded by the coding sequence ATGATCCCCTTAACACATGGACTGATCCTCGCTGCGATTTTATTCGTTCTGGGTCTGACCGGTCTGGTTATCCGCCGCAATCTGCTGTTTATGCTGATCGGTCTGGAAATCATGATTAATGCCTCCGCGCTGGCCTTCGTGGTCGCCGGAAGCTACTGGGGCCAGACCGATGGTCAGGTGATGTACATTCTTGCCATCAGCCTCGCGGCTGCCGAAGCGAGTATTGGCCTGGCGCTGTTGCTGCAGCTCCATCGTCGCCGCCAGAACCTGAACATCGATTCAGTAAGTGAGTTGCGTGGATGA
- the nuoJ gene encoding NADH-quinone oxidoreductase subunit J yields MEFAFYICGLIAILATLRVITHTNPVHALLYLIISLLAISGVFFALGAHFAGALEIIVYAGAIMVLFVFVVMMLNLGGSEIEQERQWLKPQVWIGPAILSAIMLAVIVYAILGVNDQGIDGTPIGAKEVGITLFGPYVLAVELASMLLLAGLVVAFHVGREERAGEVLSNRTDDRAKRKTEERA; encoded by the coding sequence ATGGAATTCGCTTTTTATATCTGTGGCCTTATCGCCATCCTGGCTACGCTGCGAGTGATTACGCACACCAATCCGGTGCATGCGCTGCTGTACTTAATCATTTCCCTGCTGGCTATTTCCGGAGTGTTCTTCGCACTGGGCGCACACTTCGCCGGTGCGCTGGAAATCATCGTCTACGCCGGGGCCATTATGGTGCTGTTCGTGTTCGTGGTGATGATGCTGAACCTGGGCGGCTCTGAGATTGAACAGGAACGTCAGTGGTTAAAACCGCAGGTGTGGATCGGCCCGGCAATTTTGTCGGCCATCATGCTGGCGGTGATTGTTTACGCCATTCTGGGCGTCAACGATCAGGGCATCGACGGCACGCCGATCGGCGCTAAAGAGGTCGGTATTACCCTCTTTGGCCCATACGTTCTGGCGGTTGAACTGGCCTCAATGCTGCTGCTGGCTGGTCTGGTTGTTGCTTTCCACGTTGGCCGCGAAGAGCGTGCTGGCGAGGTGCTGAGCAACCGCACTGACGACCGCGCGAAAAGAAAAACGGAGGAGCGCGCATGA
- the nuoI gene encoding NADH-quinone oxidoreductase subunit NuoI — MTLKELLVGFGTQVRSIWMIGLHAFAKRETRMYPEEPVYLPPRYRGRIVLTRDPDGSERCVACNLCAVACPVGCISLQKAETVDGRWYPEFFRINFSRCIFCGLCEEACPTTAIQLTPDFELGEYKRQDLVYEKEDLLISGPGKYPEYNFYRMAGMAIDGKDKGEAENEAKPIDVKSLLP; from the coding sequence ATGACCTTAAAAGAATTACTGGTAGGCTTCGGTACCCAGGTACGCAGTATCTGGATGATCGGCCTGCACGCGTTTGCCAAACGCGAAACCCGGATGTACCCGGAAGAGCCGGTATATCTGCCGCCGCGCTACCGTGGCCGTATCGTGCTGACGCGCGACCCGGACGGTTCCGAGCGCTGCGTTGCCTGTAACCTGTGTGCGGTAGCGTGTCCGGTAGGCTGTATCTCTCTGCAGAAAGCAGAGACGGTAGACGGCCGCTGGTACCCTGAGTTCTTCCGCATCAACTTCTCACGCTGCATCTTCTGCGGTCTGTGTGAAGAAGCGTGCCCAACCACGGCGATTCAGCTGACTCCAGACTTCGAGCTGGGTGAGTACAAGCGTCAGGACCTGGTGTACGAGAAAGAGGATCTGCTGATTTCCGGTCCGGGCAAATACCCGGAATATAACTTCTACCGGATGGCGGGTATGGCAATCGACGGCAAAGATAAGGGCGAAGCAGAGAACGAAGCTAAGCCTATCGACGTCAAGAGCCTGTTACCGTAA
- the nuoH gene encoding NADH-quinone oxidoreductase subunit NuoH, producing the protein MSWLTPDLIDILLSILKAIVILLVVVTCGAFMSFGERRLLGLFQNRYGPNRVGWGGSLQLVADMIKMFFKEDWIPRFSDRVIFTLAPMIAFTSLLLAFAIVPVSPTWVVADLNIGILFFLMMAGLAVYAVLFAGWSSNNKYSLLGAMRASAQTLSYEVFLGLSLMGVVAQAGSFNMTDIVNNQADIWNVIPQFFGFITFAIAGVAVCHRHPFDQPEAEQELADGYHIEYSGMKFGLFFVGEYIGIVTISALMVTLFFGGWHGPFLPPFIWFALKTAFFMMMFILIRAALPRPRYDQVMSFGWKVCLPLTLVNLLVTAAVILWQQP; encoded by the coding sequence ATGAGTTGGTTAACGCCGGATCTTATCGACATCCTGCTGAGCATTCTGAAAGCGATTGTTATCCTGCTGGTGGTGGTCACCTGCGGCGCGTTCATGAGCTTTGGTGAACGTCGTCTGCTCGGTCTGTTCCAGAACCGTTACGGACCGAACCGCGTGGGCTGGGGTGGTTCACTCCAGCTGGTCGCGGACATGATCAAGATGTTCTTTAAAGAGGACTGGATCCCGCGCTTCTCGGACCGCGTGATCTTTACTCTGGCACCGATGATCGCCTTCACCTCGCTTCTGCTGGCGTTTGCTATCGTTCCGGTCAGCCCGACCTGGGTGGTCGCCGATCTGAACATCGGCATTCTGTTCTTCCTGATGATGGCAGGCCTCGCGGTTTACGCGGTGCTGTTCGCAGGCTGGTCCAGTAACAACAAATACTCGCTGCTGGGTGCGATGCGTGCTTCCGCGCAGACGCTGAGCTACGAAGTGTTCCTGGGGCTCTCCCTGATGGGCGTGGTGGCGCAGGCCGGTTCATTCAACATGACCGACATCGTCAACAACCAGGCCGACATCTGGAACGTTATCCCGCAGTTCTTTGGGTTTATTACCTTTGCTATCGCGGGCGTGGCGGTGTGTCACCGTCACCCGTTTGACCAGCCAGAAGCCGAACAGGAACTGGCCGACGGTTACCACATTGAATATTCCGGTATGAAATTCGGTCTGTTCTTCGTGGGCGAGTACATCGGTATCGTCACCATTTCCGCGTTGATGGTAACGCTGTTCTTCGGTGGCTGGCATGGCCCGTTCTTACCGCCGTTCATCTGGTTCGCGCTGAAAACCGCGTTCTTCATGATGATGTTCATTTTGATTCGCGCAGCGTTACCGCGTCCGCGTTACGACCAGGTAATGTCCTTCGGCTGGAAAGTGTGCCTGCCGCTGACGCTCGTCAACTTGTTGGTAACGGCCGCTGTCATTCTCTGGCAGCAGCCATAA
- the nuoG gene encoding NADH-quinone oxidoreductase subunit NuoG has translation MATIHVDGKEYEVNGADNLLEACLSLGLDIPYFCWHPALGSVGACRQCAVKQYQNAEDTRGRLVMSCMTPATEGTFISIDDEEAKQFRESVVEWLMTNHPHDCPVCEEGGNCHLQDMTVMTGHSFRRYRFTKRTHRNQDLGPFISHEMNRCIACYRCVRYYKDYADGQDLGVYGAHDNVYFGRPEDGTLESEFSGNLVEICPTGVFTDKTHSERYNRKWDMQFAPSICQQCSLGCNTSPGERYGELRRIENRYNGTVNHYFLCDRGRFGYGYVNLKDRPRQPVQRRGDDFITLNAEQAMQGAADILRQSKKVIGIGSPRASIESNFALRELVGAENFYTGIAQGEQERLQLVLKVLREGGVHTPALREIESYDAVLVLGEDLTQTGARAALAVRQAVKGKAREMAAAQKVADWQIAAILNIGQRAKHPLFVTNVDNTRLDDIAAWTYCAPVEDQARLGFAIAHALDSSSPAVELDRDLQNKVDVIVQALAGAKKPLIISGTNAGSAEIIQAAANVAKALKGRGVDVGVTMIARAVNSIGLGMIGGGSLEAALSELESGSADAVVVLENDLHRHASAARVDAALSKAPLVMVIDHQRTAIMDKAHLVLSAASFAESDGTVINNEGRAQRFFQVYDPAYYDSNTVMLESWRWLHSLHSTVQSREVDWTQLDHVIDAVVEKLPQLAGIKDAAPEASFRIRGQKLAREPHRYSGRTAMRANISVHEPRQPQDKDTMFAFSMEGNNQPSAPRSQIPFAWAPGWNSPQAWNKFQAEVGGSLRHGDPGVRLIEASETGLDFFTTVPASFQAQEGNWRIAPYYHLFGSDELSQRSPVFQTRMPQPYIKLNPADAAKLGVNAGANIAFSYDGQTISLPLIISESLTAGQVGLPMGMPGIAPVLAGARLDNLQEAKA, from the coding sequence ATGGCTACGATTCATGTAGACGGCAAAGAATACGAAGTCAACGGGGCGGACAACCTGCTGGAAGCTTGTCTGTCTCTTGGCCTCGATATTCCGTACTTTTGCTGGCATCCGGCGCTGGGCAGCGTCGGTGCTTGCCGCCAGTGTGCGGTGAAGCAATATCAAAACGCGGAAGACACGCGTGGTCGCCTGGTGATGTCCTGTATGACGCCAGCCACCGAAGGCACTTTTATTTCGATTGATGACGAAGAAGCCAAACAGTTCCGCGAAAGCGTTGTGGAATGGTTGATGACCAACCACCCGCACGACTGTCCGGTCTGTGAAGAGGGCGGTAACTGCCACCTTCAGGATATGACCGTGATGACCGGCCACAGCTTCCGTCGCTATCGCTTTACCAAGCGTACCCACCGTAACCAGGACCTGGGGCCGTTCATCTCTCACGAAATGAACCGCTGCATCGCCTGCTACCGCTGCGTGCGTTACTACAAAGACTACGCAGACGGTCAGGATCTGGGCGTGTATGGCGCGCACGATAACGTCTACTTCGGTCGTCCGGAAGACGGTACGCTGGAAAGCGAATTCTCCGGTAACCTGGTAGAAATCTGCCCGACCGGCGTATTCACGGATAAAACTCACTCCGAGCGTTACAACCGTAAATGGGACATGCAGTTTGCGCCAAGCATCTGCCAGCAGTGTTCCCTCGGCTGTAACACCAGCCCGGGTGAGCGTTACGGCGAACTGCGTCGTATCGAAAACCGTTACAACGGTACCGTTAACCACTACTTCCTCTGCGACCGCGGTCGTTTCGGCTATGGCTATGTGAACCTGAAAGACCGTCCGCGTCAGCCGGTTCAGCGCCGTGGCGACGACTTCATTACCCTGAACGCCGAGCAGGCGATGCAGGGCGCGGCAGATATTCTGCGCCAGTCGAAGAAAGTGATCGGTATCGGCTCCCCGCGCGCCAGCATTGAAAGCAACTTCGCGCTGCGCGAGCTGGTTGGAGCGGAAAACTTCTATACCGGTATCGCTCAGGGCGAGCAGGAACGTCTGCAGCTGGTACTGAAAGTGCTGCGTGAAGGCGGTGTCCACACTCCTGCGCTGCGCGAAATCGAATCTTATGATGCGGTCCTGGTGCTGGGTGAAGACCTGACGCAGACGGGCGCACGTGCGGCTCTGGCGGTTCGCCAGGCGGTGAAGGGGAAAGCACGTGAAATGGCAGCGGCGCAGAAAGTGGCTGACTGGCAGATTGCGGCGATCCTCAACATCGGCCAGCGCGCGAAGCATCCTCTGTTTGTGACCAACGTCGACAACACCCGTCTGGACGATATCGCCGCGTGGACCTACTGCGCGCCGGTTGAAGATCAGGCGCGCCTCGGCTTTGCCATTGCCCACGCGCTGGACAGCAGCTCGCCGGCCGTTGAACTGGATCGCGACCTGCAAAACAAGGTTGACGTGATTGTTCAGGCCCTGGCGGGTGCGAAGAAACCGCTGATTATTTCCGGTACCAACGCCGGTAGCGCGGAGATCATTCAGGCGGCAGCCAACGTTGCCAAAGCCCTGAAAGGCCGCGGTGTGGACGTCGGTGTGACCATGATTGCCCGTGCGGTGAACAGCATCGGTCTGGGTATGATTGGCGGCGGCTCGCTGGAAGCAGCGTTAAGCGAACTGGAATCCGGTTCCGCTGACGCCGTTGTGGTGCTGGAAAACGATCTGCATCGCCACGCCTCTGCCGCTCGCGTTGACGCCGCGCTCTCCAAAGCGCCGCTGGTAATGGTCATTGACCATCAGCGCACCGCGATTATGGATAAAGCGCACCTGGTGCTCTCTGCGGCAAGCTTCGCAGAAAGCGACGGTACCGTTATCAACAACGAAGGTCGCGCCCAGCGTTTCTTCCAGGTTTATGACCCGGCGTACTACGACAGCAACACCGTGATGCTGGAAAGCTGGCGCTGGCTGCACTCCCTGCACAGCACCGTGCAGAGCCGTGAAGTGGACTGGACGCAGCTCGACCACGTTATCGACGCGGTAGTCGAAAAACTGCCTCAGCTGGCAGGCATTAAAGATGCCGCACCTGAAGCAAGCTTCCGCATTCGCGGCCAGAAACTGGCGCGTGAACCGCACCGCTACAGCGGCCGTACCGCGATGCGCGCCAATATCAGCGTGCACGAACCGCGCCAGCCGCAGGATAAAGACACCATGTTCGCCTTCTCTATGGAAGGGAACAACCAGCCGTCTGCGCCGCGTTCGCAAATCCCATTCGCATGGGCGCCAGGCTGGAACTCCCCGCAGGCATGGAACAAGTTCCAGGCTGAAGTGGGTGGCTCCCTGCGCCACGGCGATCCGGGCGTGCGTCTGATTGAAGCCTCCGAAACCGGTCTGGACTTCTTCACCACCGTACCGGCGAGCTTCCAGGCGCAGGAAGGTAACTGGCGTATCGCGCCGTACTACCATCTGTTCGGTAGCGACGAGCTGTCCCAGCGTTCCCCGGTCTTCCAGACCCGTATGCCGCAGCCGTACATCAAGCTCAACCCGGCGGATGCCGCGAAGCTTGGCGTTAACGCGGGCGCGAACATTGCCTTTAGCTATGACGGCCAGACCATCAGCCTGCCGCTGATTATTTCTGAAAGTCTGACAGCAGGGCAGGTCGGTCTGCCGATGGGTATGCCTGGCATCGCGCCTGTTCTGGCGGGCGCGCGTCTTGATAATCTGCAGGAGGCAAAAGCATGA
- the nuoF gene encoding NADH-quinone oxidoreductase subunit NuoF — MKTVIRTAETHPLTWRLRDDKQPVWLDEYQSKNGYAGARKALGGMAPDDIVNAVKDSGLKGRGGAGFSTGLKWSLMPKDESMNIRYLLCNADEMEPGTYKDRLLMEQLPHLLVEGMLISAFALKAYRGYIFLRGEYIEAAENLRRAIAEATEAGLLGKNILGTGFDFELFVHTGAGRYICGEETALINSLEGRRANPRSKPPFPASSGVWGKPTCVNNVETLCNVPAILANGVEWYQGISSSKDAGTKLMGFSGRVKNPGVWELPFGTTAREILEDYAGGMRDGLKFKAWQPGGAGTDFLTEAHLDLPMEFESIGKAGSRLGTALAMAVDHEIGMVSLVRNLEEFFARESCGWCTPCRDGLPWSVKILRAIERGEGQPGDIETLEQLCRFLGPGKTFCAHAPGAVEPLQSAIKYFRDEFEAGIKQPFSNTHAINGIQPNLLKARW; from the coding sequence ATGAAAACTGTAATTCGTACTGCTGAGACGCATCCGCTGACCTGGCGTCTGCGCGATGACAAACAGCCGGTATGGCTCGACGAATACCAGAGCAAAAACGGCTATGCCGGCGCGCGTAAAGCCCTTGGCGGCATGGCGCCGGACGACATCGTTAACGCGGTGAAAGACTCCGGCCTGAAAGGGCGCGGCGGTGCGGGCTTCTCCACCGGTCTGAAGTGGAGCCTGATGCCGAAAGACGAATCCATGAACATCCGTTACCTGCTGTGTAACGCCGATGAAATGGAGCCGGGCACCTATAAAGACCGCCTGCTGATGGAACAGCTGCCGCACCTGCTGGTGGAAGGCATGCTGATCTCCGCGTTCGCGCTGAAAGCCTACCGTGGCTACATCTTCCTGCGCGGTGAGTACATTGAAGCGGCGGAAAACCTGCGTCGCGCGATTGCCGAAGCCACCGAAGCGGGCCTGCTGGGTAAAAACATCCTGGGAACCGGGTTTGACTTTGAACTGTTCGTGCACACCGGCGCAGGGCGTTATATCTGCGGTGAAGAAACCGCGCTGATTAACTCCCTGGAAGGCCGCCGCGCGAACCCGCGTTCCAAGCCACCGTTCCCGGCAAGCTCCGGCGTATGGGGTAAACCGACCTGCGTAAACAACGTTGAAACCCTGTGTAACGTTCCGGCTATCCTCGCCAACGGCGTGGAGTGGTATCAGGGCATCTCCTCAAGCAAAGATGCTGGTACCAAGCTGATGGGCTTCTCTGGTCGCGTTAAAAATCCTGGCGTCTGGGAACTGCCGTTCGGTACCACCGCACGTGAAATTCTTGAGGACTACGCTGGCGGCATGCGCGATGGCCTGAAATTCAAAGCCTGGCAGCCGGGTGGGGCAGGGACAGACTTCCTGACCGAAGCCCACCTTGATCTGCCAATGGAATTCGAAAGTATTGGTAAAGCAGGCAGCCGTCTGGGTACGGCGCTGGCGATGGCCGTCGACCACGAGATCGGCATGGTCTCGCTGGTGCGTAACCTGGAAGAGTTCTTCGCCCGTGAGTCCTGCGGCTGGTGTACACCGTGCCGTGATGGTCTGCCGTGGAGCGTGAAGATCCTGCGTGCAATCGAACGTGGCGAAGGCCAGCCTGGGGATATCGAGACGCTTGAGCAACTGTGTCGATTCTTAGGCCCGGGTAAAACCTTCTGTGCCCACGCACCGGGTGCCGTCGAACCTCTGCAGAGCGCGATCAAATATTTCCGCGACGAGTTCGAAGCAGGCATCAAGCAGCCGTTCAGCAATACCCATGCCATCAATGGGATTCAGCCGAACCTGCTTAAAGCGCGCTGGTAA
- the nuoE gene encoding NADH-quinone oxidoreductase subunit NuoE, producing MHENQQPQTEAFELSEAERAAIEHEMHHYEDPRAASIEALKIVQKQRGWVPDGAIYEIAKVLGIPASDVEGVATFYSQIFRQPVGRHVIRYCDSVVCHITGYQGIQAAIEKKLNIKPGQTTFDGRFTLLPTCCLGNCDKGPTMMIDEDTHSHLTPEAIPDLLEQYK from the coding sequence ATGCACGAGAATCAACAACCACAAACCGAGGCTTTTGAGCTGAGTGAAGCAGAACGTGCCGCCATTGAGCACGAGATGCACCACTACGAAGACCCGCGTGCGGCGTCCATTGAAGCGCTGAAAATCGTACAGAAACAGCGTGGTTGGGTGCCGGATGGGGCGATCTATGAGATCGCGAAAGTGCTGGGTATTCCGGCAAGTGACGTAGAGGGCGTGGCCACCTTCTACAGCCAGATCTTCCGTCAGCCGGTTGGCCGCCATGTGATCCGCTACTGTGACAGCGTGGTCTGCCACATCACCGGTTACCAGGGCATTCAGGCTGCGATTGAGAAGAAGCTCAATATCAAGCCGGGCCAGACCACGTTCGATGGACGCTTTACCCTGCTGCCAACCTGCTGCCTGGGTAACTGCGACAAGGGGCCGACCATGATGATTGATGAGGACACTCACAGCCATCTGACGCCGGAAGCGATTCCTGACCTGCTGGAGCAGTACAAATGA
- the nuoC gene encoding NADH-quinone oxidoreductase subunit C/D yields the protein MVNNMTDLTAQEAAWQTRDHLDDPVIGELRNRFGPDAFTVQATRTGVPVVWVKREQLLEVVDFLKKLPKPYVMLFDLHGMDERLRTHRQGLPAADFSVFYHLISIDRNTDIMLKVALSENDMHLPTITKFFPNANWYERETWEMFGMTFDGHPHLTRIMMPQTWTGHPLRKDYPARATEFDPFELTKAKQDLEMEALTFKPEDWGMKRGTDNEDFMFLNLGPNHPSAHGAFRIILQLDGEEIVDCVPDIGYHHRGAEKMGERQSWHSYIPYTDRIEYLGGCVNEMPYVLAVEKLAGIVTPDRVNVIRVMLSELFRINSHLLYISTFIQDVGAMTPVFFAFTDRQKIYDLVEAITGFRMHPAWFRIGGVAHDLPRGWDRLLREFLDWMPKRLASYEKAALRNTILKGRSQGVAAYGAKEALEWGTTGAGLRATGIDFDVRKARPYSGYENFDFEVPVGGGVSDCYTRVMLKVEELRQSLRILEQCLNNMPEGPFKADHPLTTPPPKERTLQHIETLITHFLQVSWGPVMPAQESFQMIEATKGINSYYLTSDGSTMSYRTRVRTPSFAHLQQIPSAIRGSLVSDLIVYLGSIDFVMSDVDR from the coding sequence ATGGTGAACAATATGACCGACTTAACCGCGCAAGAAGCCGCCTGGCAGACCCGGGATCATCTGGATGACCCAGTCATTGGCGAACTGCGCAACCGTTTTGGGCCGGATGCCTTTACTGTTCAGGCTACCCGCACCGGGGTACCCGTTGTTTGGGTGAAGCGTGAGCAATTGCTGGAAGTTGTCGATTTCCTCAAGAAATTGCCAAAACCGTACGTCATGCTGTTTGACTTACACGGCATGGATGAACGTCTGCGTACCCACCGCCAGGGTCTCCCTGCTGCGGATTTTTCCGTTTTCTACCACCTGATCTCAATAGACCGTAATACGGATATCATGCTCAAGGTGGCATTGTCTGAAAACGACATGCATCTGCCGACGATCACCAAATTTTTCCCGAACGCCAACTGGTATGAGCGTGAAACCTGGGAAATGTTCGGCATGACCTTCGACGGCCACCCGCATCTGACGCGCATTATGATGCCGCAGACCTGGACCGGCCACCCGCTGCGTAAAGACTACCCGGCACGTGCAACCGAATTCGATCCGTTTGAGCTGACAAAAGCCAAGCAGGATCTGGAGATGGAAGCGCTGACCTTCAAACCGGAAGACTGGGGTATGAAGCGCGGTACCGACAACGAGGACTTCATGTTCCTCAACCTCGGTCCAAACCACCCGTCAGCGCACGGTGCATTCCGTATTATTCTTCAGCTTGATGGCGAAGAGATTGTCGACTGCGTGCCTGACATCGGCTACCACCACCGTGGCGCTGAGAAGATGGGCGAGCGTCAGTCCTGGCACAGCTACATTCCGTATACCGACCGTATCGAGTACCTCGGCGGCTGCGTCAACGAAATGCCATACGTGCTGGCCGTTGAGAAACTGGCGGGTATCGTTACGCCGGATCGCGTTAACGTGATTCGCGTTATGCTCTCAGAACTGTTCCGTATCAACAGCCACCTGCTGTACATCTCCACGTTCATTCAGGACGTCGGCGCGATGACCCCGGTCTTCTTCGCCTTTACCGACCGTCAGAAAATCTACGATCTGGTGGAAGCGATTACCGGTTTCCGTATGCACCCGGCCTGGTTCCGTATCGGCGGCGTGGCACACGATCTGCCGCGCGGCTGGGACCGTCTGCTGCGTGAGTTCCTCGACTGGATGCCAAAACGTCTGGCGTCATACGAGAAAGCCGCGCTGCGTAACACCATCCTGAAAGGCCGTTCCCAGGGCGTTGCTGCCTACGGCGCGAAAGAAGCGCTGGAGTGGGGGACAACAGGTGCAGGTCTGCGTGCGACCGGTATTGATTTCGACGTGCGTAAAGCCCGTCCTTACTCTGGCTACGAGAACTTCGACTTTGAAGTCCCGGTGGGCGGCGGCGTGTCCGACTGCTACACCCGCGTGATGCTGAAAGTAGAAGAGCTGCGCCAGAGTCTGCGCATCCTTGAGCAGTGCCTCAACAACATGCCGGAAGGCCCGTTCAAGGCGGATCACCCGCTGACGACGCCGCCACCGAAAGAGCGCACGCTGCAACATATCGAAACCCTGATCACCCACTTCCTGCAGGTTTCCTGGGGTCCGGTCATGCCGGCGCAAGAATCCTTCCAGATGATTGAAGCGACCAAGGGTATTAACAGTTACTACCTGACCAGTGACGGCAGCACCATGAGCTACCGTACCCGCGTGCGTACGCCGAGCTTTGCGCACCTGCAGCAGATCCCGTCCGCCATCCGCGGCAGTCTGGTCTCCGACCTGATTGTGTATCTGGGTAGTATCGATTTTGTTATGTCAGATGTGGACCGCTAA